One segment of Phaeacidiphilus oryzae TH49 DNA contains the following:
- a CDS encoding WhiB family transcriptional regulator — translation MRAGGTPSGGRTGDDNPWHAGAACRRDEAGLFFAPSKEPTAARLAREEAAKRVCARCPVLLECREHALLMPEPYGVWGGLTAAERRVVLARRRRRELELREARHIAAAG, via the coding sequence ATTCGGGCAGGAGGGACCCCCAGCGGAGGGCGAACCGGCGACGACAACCCCTGGCACGCGGGCGCGGCCTGCCGGCGGGACGAGGCGGGTCTCTTCTTCGCCCCGTCCAAGGAGCCGACCGCGGCGCGGCTGGCCCGTGAGGAGGCGGCGAAGCGGGTCTGCGCGCGCTGCCCGGTGCTGCTGGAGTGCCGCGAGCACGCGCTGCTGATGCCCGAGCCGTACGGGGTGTGGGGCGGGCTGACCGCGGCGGAGCGGCGGGTGGTGCTGGCCCGGCGCCGCCGCCGCGAGCTGGAGCTCCGGGAGGCGCGGCACATCGCCGCCGCGGGCTGA
- a CDS encoding fumarate hydratase — MPEFAYTDLLPQGADETPYRLVTSEGVSTFEADGRTFLKVEPEALRKLAAEAMHDIAHYLRPAHLQQLRRILDDPEASPNDKFVALDLLKNANIAAAGVLPMCQDTGTAIVMGKRGQNVLTAGGDEEALSRGIFDAYTKLNLRYSQMAPLTMWEEKNTGSNLPAQIELYATDGDAYKFLFMAKGGGSANKSFLFQETKAVLNEASMMKFLEQRIRGLGTAACPPYHLAIVVGGTSAEYALKTAKYASAHYLDTLPTEGSPAGNGFRDLELEKKVFELTQKIGIGAQFGGKYFCHDVRVVRLPRHGASCPVAIAVSCSADRQAVAKITADGVFLEQLETDPAQYLPETTDEHLNDDVVSIDLNRPMDEVLAELTQHPVKTRLSLTGTLVVARDIAHAKIKERLDAGEEMPEYLKNHPVYYAGPAKTPEGYASGSFGPTTAGRMDSYVEQFQAAGGSKVMLAKGNRSQQVTDACAKHGGFYLGSIGGPAARLAQDCIKKVEVLEYAELGMEAVWRIEVEDFPAFIVVDDKGNDFFADPAPSTPTFTTIPVRG; from the coding sequence ATGCCCGAGTTCGCCTACACGGACCTGCTGCCCCAGGGAGCCGACGAGACTCCCTACCGCCTCGTCACCAGCGAGGGGGTCAGCACGTTCGAGGCCGACGGGCGCACGTTCCTCAAGGTCGAGCCGGAGGCGCTGCGCAAGCTGGCCGCCGAGGCCATGCACGACATCGCCCACTACCTGCGCCCGGCCCACCTCCAGCAGCTCCGCCGGATCCTGGACGACCCGGAGGCCAGCCCGAACGACAAGTTCGTCGCCCTGGACCTGCTGAAGAACGCCAACATCGCGGCGGCCGGCGTCCTCCCGATGTGCCAGGACACCGGCACCGCGATCGTGATGGGCAAGCGCGGCCAGAACGTCCTCACCGCGGGCGGCGACGAGGAGGCCCTCTCCCGGGGGATCTTCGACGCCTACACCAAGCTCAACCTGCGGTACTCGCAGATGGCCCCGCTGACCATGTGGGAGGAGAAGAACACCGGCTCCAACCTCCCCGCGCAGATCGAGCTCTACGCCACCGACGGGGACGCCTACAAGTTCCTCTTCATGGCCAAGGGCGGCGGCTCGGCCAACAAGTCCTTCCTCTTCCAGGAGACCAAGGCCGTCCTCAACGAGGCCTCGATGATGAAGTTCCTGGAGCAGAGGATCCGGGGCCTCGGCACGGCCGCCTGCCCGCCGTACCACCTGGCGATCGTGGTCGGCGGGACCAGCGCCGAGTACGCGCTGAAGACCGCGAAGTACGCCTCCGCCCACTACCTGGACACCCTGCCGACCGAGGGCTCCCCGGCCGGAAACGGCTTCCGCGACCTGGAGCTGGAGAAGAAGGTCTTCGAGCTGACGCAGAAGATCGGCATCGGCGCGCAGTTCGGCGGCAAGTACTTCTGCCACGACGTCCGGGTGGTCCGGCTGCCCCGGCACGGCGCCTCCTGCCCGGTGGCCATCGCGGTCTCCTGCTCGGCGGACCGCCAGGCGGTCGCCAAGATCACCGCCGACGGCGTCTTCCTGGAGCAGCTGGAGACCGACCCGGCCCAGTACCTGCCGGAGACCACCGACGAGCACCTCAACGATGACGTCGTCTCGATCGACCTCAACCGCCCGATGGACGAGGTCCTCGCCGAGCTGACGCAGCACCCGGTGAAGACCCGGCTCTCCCTCACCGGCACGCTGGTCGTCGCCCGCGACATCGCCCACGCGAAGATCAAGGAGCGGCTGGACGCGGGCGAGGAGATGCCGGAGTACCTGAAGAACCACCCGGTGTACTACGCCGGCCCGGCGAAGACCCCCGAGGGGTACGCCTCCGGCTCCTTCGGCCCGACGACGGCCGGGCGGATGGACTCCTACGTCGAGCAGTTCCAGGCGGCCGGCGGCTCCAAGGTGATGCTGGCCAAGGGCAACCGCTCGCAGCAGGTCACCGACGCCTGCGCCAAGCACGGCGGCTTCTACCTCGGCTCGATCGGCGGTCCGGCGGCGCGGCTGGCCCAGGACTGCATCAAGAAGGTCGAGGTCCTGGAGTACGCGGAGCTCGGCATGGAGGCCGTCTGGCGGATCGAGGTGGAGGACTTCCCGGCGTTCATCGTCGTCGACGACAAGGGCAACGACTTCTTCGCCGACCCGGCGCCGTCGACCCCGACGTTCACGACGATCCCCGTGCGCGGCTAG
- a CDS encoding class I SAM-dependent methyltransferase, translating to MTTADTALAAPARAPDAPFDSIGPRYDRAYPDRKGQLDAGAWLLERLPAGSRVLDLGCGSGLPTARQLSAGGLRVTGVDIAGGMLSLARERVPSAGFHRLDLRQVGTAEALAAGAPPELGPDARHGFDAVAAFFSLMLLPRAEIPAVLRRIRGLLAPGGLLVLGMVEADVDDYSLPFLGREIRVSGYLREELAALLTAHGFRVEHQAVYPYAPASTEVPPEEQLYYHCRT from the coding sequence GTGACCACCGCAGACACCGCCCTCGCGGCCCCCGCTCGCGCCCCCGACGCGCCCTTCGACTCGATCGGGCCCCGCTACGACCGGGCGTACCCGGACCGCAAGGGCCAACTGGACGCTGGCGCCTGGCTGTTGGAGCGGCTCCCCGCGGGTTCCCGGGTGCTGGACCTCGGCTGCGGCAGCGGACTGCCGACCGCCCGGCAGCTCTCCGCCGGCGGACTGCGGGTCACCGGCGTCGACATCGCCGGCGGCATGCTCAGCCTGGCCCGCGAGCGCGTCCCCTCGGCCGGCTTCCACCGCCTGGACCTCCGCCAGGTCGGCACCGCCGAGGCGCTCGCCGCCGGCGCCCCGCCCGAGCTCGGCCCGGACGCCCGGCACGGCTTCGACGCGGTCGCCGCCTTCTTCAGCCTGATGCTGCTGCCCAGGGCCGAGATCCCGGCGGTGCTGCGGCGGATCCGCGGCCTGCTGGCGCCCGGCGGGCTGCTCGTCCTCGGCATGGTGGAGGCCGATGTGGACGACTACTCGCTGCCGTTCCTCGGCCGGGAGATCCGCGTCTCCGGCTATCTCCGGGAGGAGCTGGCGGCCCTCCTCACCGCCCACGGCTTCCGGGTCGAGCACCAGGCCGTCTACCCGTACGCCCCGGCGAGCACCGAGGTGCCCCCGGAGGAGCAGCTCTACTACCACTGCCGGACCTGA
- a CDS encoding DUF1707 SHOCT-like domain-containing protein produces the protein MDNQAEKEPNRPAKPVEQRVELRASDADRERVVGWLRDAFAEGRLTMDEHAERVDAAYAARTQGELVPLTRDLPVHQEHVAQTEGASRPAARPEVERAYGPDAGDGPATKIVAIFGGAERKGRWRVRRHINAVAVFGGIDFDFTDAVFEAPETVIRCVAVFGGINVVVPEDVTLHGGGAGVFGGFDIRQEEAPEPSAPVVRIEGAAVFGGVAGRMKRRKRRKQELRRERRGELEE, from the coding sequence GTGGACAACCAGGCGGAGAAAGAGCCGAACAGGCCGGCGAAGCCGGTGGAGCAGCGGGTCGAGCTGCGGGCCTCGGACGCGGACCGGGAGCGGGTGGTCGGCTGGCTGCGCGACGCCTTCGCCGAGGGGCGGCTCACCATGGACGAGCACGCAGAGCGGGTGGACGCCGCCTACGCGGCCCGCACCCAGGGCGAACTGGTGCCGCTGACCCGGGACCTGCCGGTGCATCAGGAGCATGTCGCGCAGACCGAGGGGGCGTCGCGGCCGGCCGCCCGCCCCGAGGTCGAGCGGGCGTATGGGCCGGACGCCGGCGACGGGCCCGCCACCAAGATCGTGGCGATCTTCGGCGGCGCCGAGCGCAAGGGCCGCTGGCGGGTACGGCGGCACATCAACGCGGTCGCGGTCTTCGGCGGTATCGACTTCGACTTCACGGACGCGGTGTTCGAGGCCCCGGAGACGGTGATCCGGTGCGTGGCGGTCTTCGGCGGGATCAACGTGGTGGTGCCGGAGGACGTCACCCTCCACGGCGGCGGCGCGGGCGTCTTCGGCGGCTTCGACATCCGGCAGGAGGAGGCGCCGGAGCCGTCGGCACCCGTGGTCCGGATCGAGGGGGCGGCGGTCTTCGGCGGGGTCGCGGGCCGGATGAAGCGGCGGAAGCGCCGCAAGCAGGAGCTGAGGCGGGAGCGCCGGGGGGAGCTGGAGGAGTAG
- a CDS encoding class II fumarate hydratase, with the protein MSEYRVEHDSMGEIRVPAEAKWRAQTQRAVENFPISGRPLDPAHIQALARIKAAAAKVNAELGVVDADTAEAIAEAAGEIVAGRWHDQFPIDVFQTGSGTSSNMNANEVIATLAAERLHRPVHPNDEVNASQSSNDVFPSSIHIAAATAVTEDLIPALRHLSAAFDRRSVVFADVVKSGRTHLMDATPVTLGQEFGGYAAQVALGIERLESALPRVAELPLGGTAVGTGINTPPGFAAKVIAEVSRATGIEFTEARNHFEAQGARDALVELSGQLRTIAVGFLKIANDLRWMGSGPRTGLGEINLPDLQPGSSIMPGKVNPVLPEATAMVAAQVIGNDATIATGGASGSFELNVMMPVIARNLLESVRLLANVARLLADRTVDGITANEERLREYAESSPSIVTPLNRYLGYEEAAKIAKQALAERRTIREVVVERGHVESGRISEADLDRVLDVLSMTSP; encoded by the coding sequence ATGAGCGAGTACCGCGTAGAGCATGACTCGATGGGCGAGATCCGCGTCCCGGCGGAAGCGAAATGGCGTGCGCAGACCCAGCGCGCCGTCGAGAACTTCCCGATCTCCGGGCGACCGCTCGACCCCGCCCACATCCAGGCCCTGGCCCGGATCAAGGCCGCCGCCGCCAAGGTGAACGCCGAGCTCGGCGTGGTGGACGCGGACACCGCCGAGGCCATCGCGGAGGCCGCCGGCGAGATCGTCGCCGGCCGCTGGCACGACCAGTTCCCGATCGACGTCTTCCAGACCGGCTCCGGCACCTCGTCCAACATGAACGCCAACGAGGTGATCGCCACCCTGGCCGCCGAGCGCCTCCACCGCCCGGTGCACCCGAACGACGAGGTCAACGCCAGCCAGTCGTCCAACGACGTCTTCCCGTCCTCGATCCACATCGCCGCGGCGACCGCCGTCACCGAGGACCTGATCCCCGCCCTGCGCCACCTCTCCGCCGCCTTCGACCGCAGGTCGGTGGTCTTCGCGGACGTGGTCAAGTCGGGCCGCACCCATCTGATGGACGCCACCCCGGTCACCCTCGGCCAGGAGTTCGGCGGGTACGCCGCGCAGGTCGCGCTCGGCATCGAGCGGCTGGAGTCCGCGCTGCCGCGGGTCGCCGAACTCCCGCTCGGCGGAACGGCGGTGGGCACCGGCATCAACACCCCGCCCGGCTTCGCCGCCAAGGTGATCGCCGAGGTCTCCCGGGCGACCGGGATCGAGTTCACCGAGGCCCGCAACCACTTCGAGGCGCAGGGCGCCCGGGACGCGCTGGTGGAGCTGAGCGGCCAGCTGCGTACCATCGCGGTCGGCTTCCTGAAGATCGCCAACGACCTCCGCTGGATGGGCTCGGGGCCGCGCACCGGCCTCGGCGAGATCAACCTGCCCGACCTCCAGCCCGGCTCCTCGATCATGCCGGGGAAGGTCAACCCGGTACTCCCGGAGGCGACCGCGATGGTCGCCGCGCAGGTGATCGGGAACGACGCGACCATCGCCACCGGCGGGGCCAGCGGCAGCTTCGAACTGAACGTGATGATGCCGGTGATCGCCCGCAACCTGCTGGAGTCGGTCCGGCTGCTGGCCAACGTGGCCAGGCTGCTGGCGGACCGGACGGTGGACGGGATCACCGCGAACGAGGAACGGCTGCGCGAGTACGCGGAGTCCTCGCCCTCGATCGTCACGCCGCTCAACCGCTACCTCGGCTACGAGGAGGCCGCGAAGATCGCCAAGCAGGCGCTGGCCGAGCGCAGGACGATCCGCGAGGTCGTGGTGGAGCGCGGTCACGTCGAGTCCGGCCGGATCTCCGAGGCGGACCTGGACCGGGTCCTGGACGTCCTGTCGATGACGTCCCCCTGA